The Streptococcus iniae genome contains the following window.
TCTTAAATCAGAAAATGACATTTAAACACGGAAAACATATTTTACAACTAGCTATTCCTTCCATGGTAGAAAATATTCTTCAGATGCTCATGGGAATGGTTGATAGTTATTTGGTTGCACAAGTTGGTTTATTAGCTGTTTCAGGGGTATCCCTTGCAACTAATATTATTACCATTTATCAAGCTTTATTTATTGCTTTAGGCTCAGCAATTTCAAGTTTGATTGCAAGAAGTTTAGCAGAAAACAATCCTGACAAGCATCAGAAATACATTTCAGATGCCCTTCTAATAACCTTGCTTTTATCCTTAGGATTTGGAGTGATTAGTTTATTTTTCGGCCAAAAAGTCTTAGAAGTTCTTGGAGCTGATAGGGTGCTTGCTCAAACAGGTAGTCTCTACCTTGCAATTGTAGGTGGCATGATTGTTAGTTTAGGCTTGTTAACGAGTCTTGGTGCAATTGTTCGAGCTCAAGGAGATGCTAAATTGCCCATGCAGGTTAGTTTAGTAACAAATATCATTAATGCCATTCTATCAACTCTTGCTATTTATAGTTTTGGACTGGGTTTGATAGGTGTCGCTTGGGCGACAGTCATCTCAAGGTTTGTTGGGATAATGATTTTACTACAGAAAGTCCCACTTAAAGGGCTTGTTAAACACTTTAGTTTTAGATTGGATCAAGAAATGCTCAATCTGTCATTGCCAGCAGCAGGAGAACGCTTGATGATGCGACTGGGTGATGTGCTGATAGTAATGATTATCGTCCGATTAGGAACAAAAGTGCTTGCAGGAAATGCTATTGGAGAAACGATTTCTCAGTTTAACTACATGCCAGGAATGGCTATAGCAACAGCAACAATTATTCTGGTTGCAAGACAGTATGGCCAAGAAAACTATAGTGACATCCAAGAGTTAATTAAAGAAGTTTTTCTACTTTCTACTATTATAATGTTAGCCTTAAGTCTAATAACCTTTTTATTAGGCCCTCTTGTTAGTTCCTTGTTTACAAATGATCCCCAAGCCCTTAAGGCCAGCATGATTGTCTTACTTTTTTCATTAGTGTGTGCCCCTGCAACAGCAGGAACCTTAGTCTATACAGCTCTCTGGCAGGGACTAGGGAATGCCAGATTACCGTTTTATGCAACAACTGTTGGAATGTGGTTGGTTCGTATTGTTTTAGGATATGTCCTTGCAATATGGTGTAACCTGGGCTTAACAGGTGTCTGGTTGGCAACCGGATTAGACAATGGTAGTAGATGGCTCATCTTAGCAAGTTGTTTTAAAAGATATAATAGAAGAATTGCTATAAAAAAAGAATAACAAGATCCCCATTATTACCTTGATTCATGAGATGATGAGGTTTGTAGTGGGGATTTTACAATGTCACAAATAAAGCTAAATTCTCAAAGTAAGTTCCACCTCTAGTAGAAATGGAATTTAGTCTGATAAAAACCAATAAAAACCAACGAAAATCCGTCTCAGACTAAGTT
Protein-coding sequences here:
- a CDS encoding MATE family efflux transporter, with amino-acid sequence MTFKHGKHILQLAIPSMVENILQMLMGMVDSYLVAQVGLLAVSGVSLATNIITIYQALFIALGSAISSLIARSLAENNPDKHQKYISDALLITLLLSLGFGVISLFFGQKVLEVLGADRVLAQTGSLYLAIVGGMIVSLGLLTSLGAIVRAQGDAKLPMQVSLVTNIINAILSTLAIYSFGLGLIGVAWATVISRFVGIMILLQKVPLKGLVKHFSFRLDQEMLNLSLPAAGERLMMRLGDVLIVMIIVRLGTKVLAGNAIGETISQFNYMPGMAIATATIILVARQYGQENYSDIQELIKEVFLLSTIIMLALSLITFLLGPLVSSLFTNDPQALKASMIVLLFSLVCAPATAGTLVYTALWQGLGNARLPFYATTVGMWLVRIVLGYVLAIWCNLGLTGVWLATGLDNGSRWLILASCFKRYNRRIAIKKE